TTGGTCTTGACCGTTTCGTTATGCTACTTGCAGGACGTACGAATTTACGTGATACAATTGCATTCCCGAAAACGGCAAGTGCAAGCTGCTTATTAACGGATGCGCCAAGCGAAGTATCTCCTGAGCAATTAAGCGAATTAAGCCTCGCGATTAAATCTTTTAAAAGATAAAAATAATGCGGAATACCTAGATTCTCTAACAAAAAATGTTGGGAATCTAGGTATTTTTTGTTTATTTCGAAAGAATTTGTTTTTTTGCTATAAATCGTTTGAATTATCTGAAATATGGTGTTATGATATCTGTAATACGAATCCTGATGTGTTTGTCTAACTGCTAACTCTATTTAACAGTTTTGACCGAACACTATATCGTCGGGAGCCATCTAATTTTGTAGTGGCAAACAAGCCCCATATGGAGAGGGACGTTTAAAGCTATGAAGCGGGCACCCACCTGCAAATTGCGGGTTCAAAACGAATGTTTCATTGGCATTACGGCACTATCGGGATTCGTCCATACATAGAGTGCTAGAGGATGCTAGAGCAAAGTAGTATTGTGCTTGTATTATTTACATTTACCCAATTTACAAGAGTGCATTCGTTGATAGAAGCGAATAGCGACATTTAAAAAGTGTTAGGTCGACATTAGGTCAATCTAACACTTTTTCTATTGGGATTAGCTTATTTTAAGTCAGGACTTTTTTGTTAAATTGAAAGAAAAATAAGAAAAATTGTAAAAATTACTTTTTATTTTCAAATGAACATACTATAATTGGTATAGACAACTAGACCATTATGCAAATAGATGTCTTTTTCTTGAACAGCAAAGTTGTTAAAAGCAAAGGCAGTGGAGGTGTTGAATTGAGCAACAGATTATTAATTTCCAATGTCACGATCGTCAACGATACCGATTTGCCGTTCAAAGGTGATGTTTTCATCGCGAATGGTCGAATTATGAAAGTAGGCAATGAATTAATCGAACAGGCAGAACAATATATTGATGGTAAGGGAAAAGACTGGTTGCTATTCCCTGGTTATATTGATATGCATATTCATGGTTCTGCCGGAAGTGATGCGATGGATGCCACAGAGCAAGCGCTGCATCAAATATCCCGTTCCTTAGTACAAGAAGGTGTCACAGGCTATCTTGCTACGACCATGACACAGGCACAAGCAAGCATTGAGCAAGCATTAAAGACGATAGCACAATTTGAAAATGATGAAGATGAAGCCACGTTGTTAGGCGTGCACGTTGAAGGTCCATATGTGTCACCGAAGCGAGCTGGTGCCCAACCAGTAGACTATATGATTTTACCATCAATCGAGCAATTTGCTTATTGGCAGAAATTAAGTCACAACCGTATTAAACAAATAACTGTCGCTCCAGAGCTGGAAGGTGGCATAGCGTTTATCGAAGCGCTACATAAGCAAGGCGTAATTGTTTCAATTGGTCATTCAGATGCAACGTTTGAAGAGGTCGATAGAGCAGTGGCGGTTGGTGTGAGACAGGCAACGCATTTATACAATCAAATGAGACCATTCCATCATCGCAATCCAGGGGTAGTCGGTGGCGTACTTCTTGAAAATACGGTGAAAGTTGAAATTATCGCGGATTTTGTTCATTGTCATCCTATGTCAATACAACTTGCTTACCGACTAAAGGGGGCAGCGGGAATTATCTTAATTACGGATGCAATGCGTGCGAAAGGATTGCAATATGGCAATTATGATTTAG
This genomic interval from Lysinibacillus sphaericus contains the following:
- the nagA gene encoding N-acetylglucosamine-6-phosphate deacetylase; translation: MSNRLLISNVTIVNDTDLPFKGDVFIANGRIMKVGNELIEQAEQYIDGKGKDWLLFPGYIDMHIHGSAGSDAMDATEQALHQISRSLVQEGVTGYLATTMTQAQASIEQALKTIAQFENDEDEATLLGVHVEGPYVSPKRAGAQPVDYMILPSIEQFAYWQKLSHNRIKQITVAPELEGGIAFIEALHKQGVIVSIGHSDATFEEVDRAVAVGVRQATHLYNQMRPFHHRNPGVVGGVLLENTVKVEIIADFVHCHPMSIQLAYRLKGAAGIILITDAMRAKGLQYGNYDLAGQTVHVTASGAHLPNGALAGSILTMEQAVKNMKAVTNCSLSELVAMSSANAAQQLQLCTKGRIAKGFDADVILLDQQLNVEKTICRGKVVFEKS